In Mesorhizobium sp., one DNA window encodes the following:
- a CDS encoding SDR family oxidoreductase, with amino-acid sequence MIHQPRTALVTGGARRIGAAIVRDLAKNGFAVAIHCNRSRAEAEALAAEIDREGGQAVVVPADLTRLDEAGDLVARAVEQVGPIGLLVNSASIFEPDEIGSFDWDVWDAHFAVHVKAPVFLARQLSEALPAEMAGLVVNIIDERVWRPNPNFFSYTLSKSALWDATRTMAQALAPRLRVNAIGPGPTLPNIRQQRADFDRQVAGLLLERGPDLSEFGGTVRYLFETMSVTGQMIAIDGGQHLAWETPDVTGMAE; translated from the coding sequence ATGATCCATCAACCAAGAACCGCGCTGGTCACCGGAGGCGCGCGCAGGATCGGCGCCGCGATCGTGCGCGACCTGGCGAAGAACGGCTTCGCCGTGGCGATCCATTGCAACCGATCCCGCGCCGAGGCCGAGGCGCTCGCCGCCGAGATCGATCGCGAGGGTGGTCAGGCCGTGGTCGTGCCGGCGGACCTCACCCGGCTGGACGAGGCCGGCGATCTCGTCGCCCGGGCCGTCGAGCAGGTCGGTCCCATCGGCCTCCTGGTCAACAGCGCCTCGATCTTCGAGCCCGACGAGATCGGCAGTTTCGACTGGGACGTCTGGGACGCGCATTTTGCCGTGCATGTGAAGGCGCCGGTGTTCCTCGCGCGGCAGCTTTCGGAAGCGCTCCCGGCCGAAATGGCCGGCCTCGTCGTCAACATCATCGACGAACGCGTCTGGCGTCCCAATCCGAACTTCTTCTCCTACACGCTGTCCAAGTCGGCGCTGTGGGACGCGACGCGGACCATGGCGCAGGCGCTGGCGCCGCGCCTCCGCGTCAACGCCATCGGCCCAGGCCCGACTTTGCCCAACATCCGCCAGCAGCGCGCCGATTTCGACCGGCAGGTGGCCGGCCTTCTGCTCGAGCGCGGTCCCGACCTGTCGGAATTCGGGGGAACCGTGCGCTATCTGTTCGAGACGATGTCAGTAACCGGTCAAATGATCGCCATCGACGGCGGGCAGCATCTTGCGTGGGAAACGCCGGATGTGACAGGCATGGCGGAATGA